From candidate division KSB1 bacterium:
TTTGTTGCACCGATCACAGACATGTCATCCGGTTCCATCTCCCAGAACGGCAGATGCTCCTGCATAAACCGTCGCGCGTACCAGGTGTAATTCCACATATCCTCAACAGTCTTGAAATTATCATTGCGCAAATAATGCAGCAGTATAAATTCGATATTTGATGCAGTTTGCTGATATCGTAATGCAGATTATCATTTTCCGGACTGCCCTCCGGATTAATCACGCCGGCAAACGGCCAAACGTTTTTTCCGTCACCGCCGATGTTCATGCTAAGAAAATAAAGAGTTCACATGCCGGGAGGCAAAGTAATTCAACAGACCGATCATGGCCTTGCCTTTGCCGCCGTTCCAGGTCGAGTCTCCCTCCTGCCAGTCGGATAAATGCGCCTTGTAATAATGTCCCGGATTCGGGGTGTTATCAAAATCGACGTAGGACAGCAGATCTTCGGGACTGTTCCGCCCTTGATCCAGTAGGGACCGTCGGCGAATTTGAGATAATGTCCGCCCACCTATTCCAGCCGCCCGTATTTTAAAAATCCCGGCGCATCAGGATCTTTGGGCAGGACGGTAAACGACCCGGATTCCCCGTCAAAGGCAGCCGCATCGCCGGCCTGCGGATTCAAATTCACGGCAATGTTCATTCCCTTTCTAAACGAAGCAACATAGGTCCATCGTCCGGACTGATCCGGGATAAAGCGCACCGTCCAGATATTGCCGTTTCCCCCGCCTTTGCCGTCACCGTTGAAAAATCCCGGTACATTGTAACACTCACCAATCGGAGATGTGAACGTCACCTGCAGCCGGTAGTCCAGAAACGGATTCGGATCATCGTCCATTTCATGGGCGTTGGCACCCTGAAAATGAAGTTCCAGGAGATGCCATGTGCACAGTTTTCCCGTCACGGTTGCAGCCTGAACTGAACCAGCGAGGATTAATACACAGAGAATACTCAAGGTGACTTTAACCATTTTCATTTGTACAGCCTCCTTCAGGTCTTTGTGAACTCGTCTTTTGCGGTAGTCGTAAAGCTTCATTTTATTTTGCTGCCTGATTGCTCAAGAAAACCCATTCTCTCAAAAAAGTCATCCGTTTGTCTCAAAATATCCTCATCGTAATACACTTTTACCTCCTGATCCTCGTTGCCGAGATAATGCCGACGACCCTCAAACGTCACCAGTTCATAATGATTTCCCAGCTCGACGCTCTTGTCCCGGAAGCGCGTGACCACCCAGTAAGGCACCATGCGGTCGGCTGTGCCGTGAAAATGAATCGTTGGCGGCAGTCCGGATTTCAGATTGTGGAACGGGGACACCGACCAGATCTGTTCACGGCGGTCGCCCATCAATAGATCCGCCCAGGCTTCCAGGGTGTTGACAGTACTGGAATACAGCACAAACGCATTCGGCGCCGGACTCACTGCCAGATCATCGCTGGCCTCGTTGATGTCATGAAATAAAACTGTAGCCAGCGCCAGTTGACCGCCGGCGGACTGGCCGCTGGCCACGATTTTGTCCGGATCAATATGGTACTCGTCGGCATGTCCCCGAATCCAACGCATGGCGGAACGGGCATCCTTGACGCATTCGATCAGTGAGATATCCGGATGCGGGACTGTGCCCTCCTCTGTGATCGAAAGCCGGTACTGAAAAGAAAAACAGACAAAGCCTTTGCGGGCATAGCGGGTACAGGCGACGCGGAACTCGTCCGGATTCCCG
This genomic window contains:
- a CDS encoding DUF5060 domain-containing protein, giving the protein MKMVKVTLSILCVLILAGSVQAATVTGKLCTWHLLELHFQGANAHEMDDDPNPFLDYRLQVTFTSPIGECYNVPGFFNGDGKGGGNGNIWTVRFIPDQSGRWTYVASFRKGMNIAVNLNPQAGDAAAFDGESGSFTVLPKDPDAPGFLKYGRLE
- a CDS encoding alpha/beta hydrolase; this encodes MNLKTTILILLSFVIAVPAADRDDIIKQTVVYKTINGMQLKADVYLTRDKTDEAKPAMAFFHGGGWAYGNPDEFRVACTRYARKGFVCFSFQYRLSITEEGTVPHPDISLIECVKDARSAMRWIRGHADEYHIDPDKIVASGQSAGGQLALATVLFHDINEASDDLAVSPAPNAFVLYSSTVNTLEAWADLLMGDRREQIWSVSPFHNLKSGLPPTIHFHGTADRMVPYWVVTRFRDKSVELGNHYELVTFEGRRHYLGNEDQEVKVYYDEDILRQTDDFFERMGFLEQSGSKIK